From Salvelinus sp. IW2-2015 unplaced genomic scaffold, ASM291031v2 Un_scaffold3115, whole genome shotgun sequence:
CCCTCTCACTCGCCCACCCCACCCCCCGCCTCCGACCGCCTACGGCCCCCCATGACCGAGGCGCCCAAGTCGGGCTCTGTCGCTGGCGGTGGCGCCTCccagagatccatgctggacaaGTTCCGGATGATCAACCCTCGCTCGGCCTCGCGGACTTCGCCGTCGGTGGCCGAGATGGCCTTGCAGGAGGAGGATGACATGTCGGAGTACGGCGAGGAAGGGCTAAGCATAACGGAGCCAACGTCGTCAATGTGTactagcagcagcaacagcaccaaGCCGCTGGCCAAGACTGCCTCGCCCCCCTCCCTGGCAGCAGCCAACAAGGGCTGTGTGAAGGACTCGTCGCCCTCCARCGGCGGCAGCAATAAGTCCCTGCCCCAGCCCAAAGAGAAGGAGGATAAGAGCAGGAGCAAASGAGGTAAGGCCAGCAcccctcccaaagaggaacaacgGGAACCCATGGTGGATCCATCCAAGAAGACCTCTAAGATCGCCAGCCTCATCCCCAAGGGAGGCAAGCCTGCAGCGAGCAAGAAGGACAYCGCCATCCCCCCTGCCTCCAGTGGAATCCCCAAGCCTGGGCTCAAGGCCCCCTCAGCTACGGGGAAGCCGGCCGGTGGTCAAGCCCAGGCCCAGGCCACCCAGGGTGGTAGTGGAGGGGGCAGGGAAGGGGACAAGGCCAAGGTGGTTAAAGGGGGCCAGGGGGGCTACTACATGCAGCAGCGCTCCCTGGGGGGCCTGGAGGGCCGGCGAAGCAACATGGTGTCTTCCACCAGCACCTCTGCCCTGTCCCAGCCCCCAGGGGCCATGGGGGGGAACGGAGCGGTGCAGctcccccagcagcagcagcacaaccaccCCAACACAGCCACCGTCGCCCCCTTCATGTATAGGTGagactgtctgtgtatgtgcaggtgtgcgtgtgtgtgtgtgtctgtgtctgtgtgtgtacgtgcgtgcataCCACTAGTAACCTGGGGGAGTAATCCCATCAAGCTAAGAATCCTCATCTGACAGCCTTTGTCTTCAAGGCTGTTAACAGACTTGGACTTTTCTATAGAGGGCTTTGTAGGATGTTCTcttaaaatacaaagaaaaatgcACAATCAAATCACAATTACCTAAATGAGCTCTGGTGCACTGCCTTCTCCTCAGCCTTCCCCTCAGGTCAGGTGCACAGCCATCCCCTCAGCTCTGGTACACTGCCTTCCCCTCAGCTCTGGTACACTGCCTTCNNNNNNNNNNNNNNNNNNNNNNNNNNNNNNNNNNNNNNNNNNNNNNNNNNNNNNNNNNNNNNNNNNNNNNNNNNNNNNNNNNNNNNNNNNNNNNNNNNNNNNNNNNNNNNNNNNNNNNNNNNNNNNNNNNNNNNNNNNNNNNNNNNNNNNNNNNNNNNNNNNNNNNNNNNNNNNNNNNNNNNNNNNNNNNNNNNNNNNNNNNNNNNNNNNNNNNNNNNNNNNNNNNNNNNNNNNNNNNNNNNNNNNNNNNNNNNNNNNNNNNNNNNNNNNNNNNNNNNNNNNNNNNNNNNNNNNNNNNNNNNNNNNNNNNNNNNNNNNNNNNNNNNNNNNNNNNNNNNNNNNNNNNNNNNNNNNNNNNNNNNNNNNNNNNNNNNNNNNNNNNNNNNNNNNNNNNNNNNNNNNNNNNNNNNNNNNNNNNNNNNNNNNNNNNNNNNNNNNNNNNNNNNNNNNNNNNNNNNNNNNNNNNNNNNNNNNNNNNNNNNNNNNNNNNNNNNNNNNNNNNNNNNNNNNNNNNNNNNNNNNNNNNNNNNNNNNNNNNNNNNNNNNNNNNNNNNNNNNNNNNNNNNNNNNNNNNNNNNNNNNNNNNNNNNNNNNNNNNNNNNNNNNNNNNNNNNNNNNCAAAAAACTAACCTCAGCAGGTGTTAGAATGACAGTCCAAACTCACCTCAGGCAGGTTGTATCTAGAATGACAGCCCAAACAACCTCGGACATTGGTTGTTAGAAGACAACTCCAAACTAACCTTAGGCAGGTTGTTAGAATGACAGCCCAAACTAACCTCATCAAGGTTCACCTTAGAATTACAACCCAAACTAACCTCAGCAGGTTGTTAGAAATGACAGCCCAAACTCACCTCATCAGGTTGTTAGAATGACAACCAACTAACCTCAGCAGTTGTTAGAATGACAAGCCCAAACTCACCTCACTACCTCCAGTCCTGATGTCTTATGGTCTATGCCTGCAGCATTACACCAAGGCCCTCTGTTCCACCTGACATAGTTCAYCTGAACTTGTGTCTGATCCGTCCATCATTTGGGTGTTTTATATGCAGCAAATGTCCCTTGTTTGCCACTTGATTTCTGCGAAGGAGTTCAACTTTGTTGAGAACAATACAAAAMAAATGATTTATTTGGACAGTTTAGATACTCGTTGTTAGTGGAATTGAGGGGGAATTATTGGGCATGTTTGTCTAAAATATCCTCTTCTACAGTGACAGTTATACTCCAAGATAAATTTCCAGCCTTTCTTTCAACCTTACTTGTCTTATCAAATGCATCTGATCCCAATGGCATCCCTGTATTGTGCATTACRTTTGACCAGAGGActgtttttgaccagggcccacaggttTCTGCTCTTAggtatataggaaatagggagctatttgggacgcaggctgCGTCTTGACTGGTCTCTCATCATGATCCATCTAGAACAGGTTTCATGGAGAGAAAAGAGGCCCTCATCCATCCCTCCATACTTCCACTCCTTTATCCGTATCCCGCCTTCTGTCATTGTGCCCWCGGGACTGCATGTGGTGCCAAGGCTCGCTTGATAACCctaca
This genomic window contains:
- the LOC112075373 gene encoding neuron navigator 3, with product MNGGASVPTSLSGQQLASAIPSPTAGKSWRSKSMNMKHSATSSMLSVSTSPSHSPTPPPASDRLRPPMTEAPKSGSVAGGGASQRSMLDKFRMINPRSASRTSPSVAEMALQEEDDMSEYGEEGLSITEPTSSMCTSSSNSTKPLAKTASPPSLAAANKGCVKDSSPSXGGSNKSLPQPKEKEDKSRSKXGKASTPPKEEQREPMVDPSKKTSKIASLIPKGGKPAASKKDXAIPPASSGIPKPGLKAPSATGKPAGGQAQAQATQGGSGGGREGDKAKVVKGGQGGYYMQQRSLGGLEGRRSNMVSSTSTSALSQPPGAMGGNGAVQLPQQQQHNHPNTATVAPFMYRTYSENDCTTVAPTDHCLSPTKGDLVYSKTAKQCLEEISGTARSRGEEGEEVGEGEENEGGEGGEKWEKRRMRGEEKREEKCEKGRKEESEEQRGDEGEEKEGEGGGGK